A genomic window from Bradyrhizobium lupini includes:
- the ctrA gene encoding response regulator transcription factor CtrA has translation MRVLLIEDDSAVAQSIELMLKSESFNVYTTDLGEEGVDLGKLYDYDIILLDLNLPDMSGYDVLKQLRVSKIKTPILILSGLAGIEDKVKGLGVGADDYMTKPFHKDELVARIHAIVRRSKGHAQSVIQTGDLVVNLDTKTVEVGGQRVHLTGKEYQMLELLSLRKGTTLTKEMFLNHLYGGMDEPELKIIDVFICKLRKKLANASEGRNFIETVWGRGYVLREPHEVEERIPA, from the coding sequence ATGCGCGTTTTGCTGATTGAAGATGACAGCGCCGTCGCGCAGTCGATCGAGCTGATGTTGAAGTCTGAGAGCTTCAACGTCTACACGACCGATTTGGGGGAAGAAGGCGTCGATCTCGGTAAATTATACGATTACGACATTATCCTTCTCGACCTCAACCTGCCCGACATGTCCGGCTACGACGTGCTCAAGCAGCTTCGGGTCTCCAAGATCAAGACACCCATTCTGATCCTCTCCGGCCTCGCCGGCATCGAGGACAAGGTCAAGGGTCTCGGCGTCGGCGCCGACGACTACATGACCAAGCCCTTCCACAAGGACGAGCTGGTTGCCCGCATCCACGCGATCGTGCGCCGCTCCAAGGGCCATGCCCAGTCGGTGATCCAGACCGGCGACCTCGTCGTCAACCTCGACACCAAGACCGTGGAAGTCGGCGGTCAGCGCGTGCATCTGACCGGCAAGGAATACCAGATGCTGGAGCTGCTCTCGCTCCGCAAGGGCACGACCCTCACCAAGGAAATGTTCCTCAACCACCTCTATGGCGGCATGGACGAGCCCGAGCTGAAGATCATCGACGTCTTCATCTGCAAGCTCCGCAAGAAGCTCGCCAATGCCTCCGAAGGCCGCAACTTCATCGAGACCGTGTGGGGCCGCGGCTACGTGCTGCGCGAGCCGCACGAGGTCGAAGAGCGCATCCCCGCCTGA
- a CDS encoding DUF350 domain-containing protein has protein sequence MILQSLAGLPAFLVYFCTGLIAIVAYLFVYTRITTHNEFQLIRDNDPAAAIALGLSLLGFVAPLVSAIAHSANVLDCLIWAMIALIVQIVVFFLVRVPVPNLSARIAAGELAAAIWLGLSSLAAGLLNAACMIY, from the coding sequence ATGATCCTGCAATCACTGGCCGGCCTGCCCGCCTTCCTGGTCTATTTCTGCACCGGGCTGATCGCGATCGTGGCGTACCTGTTCGTCTACACCCGCATCACGACGCATAACGAATTCCAGCTGATCCGCGACAACGATCCGGCTGCGGCGATCGCACTCGGCCTCAGCCTGCTCGGCTTCGTGGCGCCGCTTGTCAGCGCGATCGCGCATTCGGCCAATGTGCTGGACTGCCTGATCTGGGCGATGATCGCGCTGATCGTCCAGATCGTCGTGTTCTTCCTGGTGAGAGTGCCGGTGCCGAACCTGTCGGCGCGGATTGCCGCCGGCGAACTTGCAGCTGCCATCTGGCTCGGGCTGTCCTCGCTCGCCGCAGGCCTGCTCAACGCCGCCTGCATGATCTACTGA
- a CDS encoding glutathionylspermidine synthase family protein, giving the protein MQRIVCPERDDWRQTAEQCGFAFHTIDGERYWDERAYYAFTLDEIERGIEAPTGEIDAMCLELAGRVIGDERHLQRLKIPEAFWSLIAESWARDDRSLYGRLDLKFDGKGPAKLLEYNADTPTSIFEAAVFQWTWLEQAIERRIIPSRADQFNSIHERLIEAWKQIAASRHVHLTGTTGNEEDAGTLAYLEDTARHAGLTTTLLDIEAIGWRNDTGGFVDLGDRDITLAFKLYPWEWMFHDAFSAKLKDAQTRWIEPPWKAVLSNKGILPLLWEMFPNHPNLLPAFFEDDPRAAELGSSYVRKPLLSREGANVTLVSGGMPLDEQAGPYGAEGFVRQALAPLPNFSGFYPVIGSWLVDHEPCGLSIREDESPITGNGSRFLPHAIL; this is encoded by the coding sequence ATGCAACGCATCGTCTGCCCCGAGCGCGACGACTGGCGGCAGACCGCCGAACAATGCGGCTTCGCCTTCCACACCATCGACGGTGAGCGCTATTGGGACGAGCGCGCCTATTACGCCTTCACGCTCGACGAGATCGAGCGTGGCATCGAGGCGCCGACCGGCGAGATCGACGCGATGTGCCTGGAGCTCGCCGGCCGCGTGATCGGCGACGAGCGCCATCTGCAGCGCTTGAAGATACCGGAGGCGTTCTGGAGCCTGATCGCCGAGAGCTGGGCACGAGACGACCGCAGCCTCTATGGCCGGCTCGATCTGAAATTCGACGGCAAGGGACCGGCAAAGCTGCTCGAATACAACGCGGATACGCCGACCTCGATTTTCGAAGCCGCGGTCTTTCAATGGACCTGGCTCGAACAGGCGATCGAACGGCGCATCATCCCGTCGCGGGCCGACCAGTTCAACTCCATCCACGAACGATTGATCGAAGCCTGGAAGCAGATTGCCGCTAGCCGCCACGTCCATCTCACCGGCACCACGGGCAATGAGGAGGACGCCGGCACGCTCGCTTATCTCGAAGATACCGCGCGCCACGCGGGACTGACGACCACGCTGCTCGACATCGAGGCGATCGGCTGGCGCAATGATACCGGCGGCTTCGTCGATCTCGGCGACCGCGACATCACGCTCGCCTTCAAGCTCTATCCTTGGGAATGGATGTTCCACGACGCCTTTAGCGCAAAGCTCAAGGATGCACAGACACGCTGGATCGAACCGCCGTGGAAGGCGGTGCTCTCCAACAAGGGCATCCTGCCGCTGCTCTGGGAGATGTTTCCGAACCATCCCAATCTGCTACCGGCGTTCTTCGAGGACGATCCGCGGGCAGCCGAGCTCGGCAGCTCCTATGTGCGCAAGCCGCTGCTGTCGCGCGAAGGGGCCAATGTCACGCTGGTGTCTGGTGGAATGCCGCTCGACGAGCAGGCAGGCCCCTACGGCGCCGAAGGATTCGTGCGGCAGGCGCTCGCGCCGCTGCCGAATTTTTCCGGCTTCTATCCCGTGATCGGAAGCTGGCTGGTGGATCACGAACCCTGCGGCCTGTCGATCCGCGAGGACGAAAGCCCGATCACCGGCAACGGCTCGCGGTTTCTGCCGCATGCGATCTTGTGA